A window of the Blastopirellula sediminis genome harbors these coding sequences:
- a CDS encoding HEAT repeat domain-containing protein produces the protein MRISFPRFLASIAITASLAFAGTAYCAPSTVEQSIAALSSTDEETQISAISQLGVAGNTAAVAPLTKQLMSTSPLIRAHAAHALGAIGHDAAPAVDELVKLVGDADPLVRRQAIDALQAIHPDRQKVIGLFATLLSDSDPAVRLRVMHAISDAGKAAVPGLSAALKNEKAAFWACLILREMGPEASEAAPALTALLSEAPIETQREAILALAAMPEAAEKSIPAISKCLDADHLKLASTFALGRIGKIPPEASERVMANVNSPDPLLGLMSRWALARANPTDEPLQKDVVERLAKGVASENGWIRSASAQALISLHAKPDLVIAELHKTLPGADPAILGDAIQVLASLGPEAIPHLTAALKNPQLRQPVAAILGEMGAKAAPAVPALIGLIDDENPRTANAAILAIGKIGPAAKEAVPRLTKALEEGEGQTPHDAALALGQIGPDAKTAEPALTKAMTSSEDVTLRVLSAWALLKIDGKSAAEKILPELTAAIKAKAPLARKGAAELLGQLGAAAKEAAPGLKGLLQDDDAAVRDAAAQALQSIDGEK, from the coding sequence ATGCGTATTTCTTTCCCCCGCTTTCTGGCGTCGATCGCGATAACCGCGTCGCTGGCGTTTGCCGGCACGGCCTATTGCGCTCCGTCAACGGTCGAACAATCGATCGCAGCGCTCTCGTCGACCGACGAAGAGACGCAGATTTCCGCCATTAGCCAGTTGGGCGTTGCCGGCAATACCGCCGCCGTCGCTCCGCTGACCAAACAACTCATGTCGACGTCCCCGCTGATTCGCGCTCACGCGGCTCATGCCCTGGGAGCGATCGGCCACGACGCCGCGCCGGCCGTCGACGAACTCGTCAAACTGGTCGGCGATGCCGATCCGCTCGTTCGCCGTCAGGCGATCGACGCGCTGCAAGCGATTCATCCTGATCGCCAAAAAGTGATTGGTCTGTTCGCCACTTTGCTCAGCGACTCCGATCCGGCGGTTCGCCTGCGGGTGATGCACGCGATTTCCGACGCCGGCAAAGCGGCTGTTCCCGGTTTGTCCGCAGCGCTGAAGAATGAAAAGGCGGCCTTCTGGGCTTGCTTGATCTTGCGTGAGATGGGACCGGAAGCGAGCGAAGCGGCCCCGGCCCTGACCGCGCTACTATCCGAAGCGCCGATCGAAACGCAGCGCGAAGCGATTTTGGCTCTAGCCGCGATGCCAGAAGCCGCGGAAAAATCAATCCCCGCGATCTCGAAGTGCCTGGATGCCGACCATTTGAAACTTGCTTCGACTTTCGCTTTGGGTCGGATCGGCAAGATTCCGCCGGAAGCCAGCGAACGAGTCATGGCCAACGTCAACAGCCCGGATCCGCTCCTCGGCCTGATGAGCCGCTGGGCTTTGGCGCGTGCCAATCCGACGGACGAACCGTTGCAGAAAGACGTGGTCGAGCGGTTGGCCAAGGGAGTCGCTAGCGAAAACGGCTGGATTCGCTCTGCGTCGGCTCAGGCCCTGATCTCGCTGCACGCGAAGCCGGACTTGGTGATCGCCGAACTGCACAAGACGCTCCCTGGCGCCGATCCGGCGATTCTCGGCGATGCGATCCAAGTGCTGGCCAGCCTTGGTCCGGAAGCGATTCCGCACCTGACGGCGGCCCTGAAGAATCCGCAACTCCGTCAACCGGTCGCGGCGATTCTCGGCGAAATGGGCGCCAAAGCGGCCCCGGCTGTGCCAGCGCTGATCGGTCTGATCGACGACGAGAATCCGCGTACCGCCAACGCCGCGATCTTGGCGATCGGCAAGATTGGTCCGGCCGCCAAAGAGGCGGTGCCGCGTTTGACGAAAGCGCTCGAAGAAGGGGAAGGGCAGACGCCTCATGATGCGGCGCTGGCCCTCGGCCAAATCGGCCCCGACGCCAAAACGGCCGAGCCGGCCCTGACGAAAGCGATGACCAGCAGCGAAGACGTGACGCTTCGCGTATTGTCCGCTTGGGCGCTGCTGAAGATCGACGGCAAGTCGGCGGCGGAGAAAATCTTGCCGGAGCTGACGGCGGCGATCAAAGCGAAAG
- a CDS encoding BPL-N domain-containing protein has translation MTSRFLQIVSLRLIVGLTLSLAAAPAIALAEKDASESSSELIRVAIYSHSVPDGPTSGPTNLQRFLSSENGFQAVVVSPEDIRGGVLKDFDVLVMPGGSASLQAKKLEESGCENVKNFVREGGGYVGICAGAYLASAQYSWSLGIVNAKVWDRSHWARGTGEVSLCLTPAGCDVLQSKNANLDVYYGQGPLLVPHNSPELPGYEVLATYKTEIAEKGAPAGAMVGTHAIIRTMYEDGRVICFSPHPEKSGGPNSIMMEGIRWAGSGR, from the coding sequence ATGACCTCTCGCTTCCTCCAGATCGTTTCGCTTCGCCTGATTGTTGGCTTGACCCTGTCGCTGGCGGCGGCGCCAGCCATCGCTTTGGCGGAAAAAGACGCCAGCGAATCTTCGAGCGAACTGATTCGCGTCGCGATCTACAGCCACTCGGTTCCTGACGGTCCCACCTCAGGACCGACCAATCTGCAGCGTTTCCTTTCGTCCGAGAATGGCTTCCAAGCGGTCGTCGTCTCGCCTGAGGATATTCGCGGCGGCGTCCTGAAAGACTTCGACGTCTTGGTCATGCCCGGCGGATCGGCCAGTCTGCAGGCCAAGAAGCTGGAAGAGAGCGGCTGCGAAAACGTGAAAAACTTCGTTCGCGAAGGAGGGGGCTATGTCGGCATCTGTGCCGGCGCCTATCTCGCTTCGGCCCAGTATTCGTGGTCGCTGGGGATTGTGAACGCCAAAGTTTGGGATCGTTCCCACTGGGCTCGCGGTACCGGCGAAGTTTCGCTTTGCCTCACTCCGGCCGGCTGCGACGTGTTGCAGTCGAAGAATGCGAACCTCGACGTTTATTACGGTCAGGGCCCATTGCTCGTTCCGCACAATTCGCCGGAACTGCCGGGCTACGAAGTGCTGGCGACCTACAAGACCGAAATCGCGGAGAAGGGGGCTCCAGCGGGGGCGATGGTTGGAACGCACGCGATTATCCGTACGATGTATGAAGATGGTCGCGTTATTTGCTTCAGCCCGCACCCGGAAAAATCGGGCGGTCCCAACTCCATCATGATGGAAGGGATTCGCTGGGCCGGATCGGGGCGCTAA
- a CDS encoding protocadherin has translation MKRHLSWTVTCGLVLAIASTQCWARGGFGGGGGGFHGSMGGGGFGGGMHGGMGGGFGGGGGMPHGGNFGGLGGGGLPHGGDFGGLGGGGGNFGGLGGGGGNFGGLGGGGLDHGGNFGGLGAGGLGAGGLGAGGLGGGLDRGNFGGLGGGAGLDRGGLGAGAFGGAAPSRSQLNSFLGLPSDGGMHGLGTNVNHYSHDGNYFDVNHASVDGPRGGAAAGTTVTGPRDNTVGRGAAVGPNGGAVAGRGFEGAGGAAGGQAVARGPRGDVAAGGAVRGPNGGVAARGAVVGPHGAAAGFVRVSPSDRYSCAVGVRTNFNHWGVYGPGWYTNHPGAWFAAGWTAGYCWRAATWGSVDAWMGYYPVAPIYYDYGNTVVYQNDSVYVNGQSVGTPEQYYDSASTLAEDGAQADASSDGDWMPLGVFALSKSGETTSDVTIQLAVNKQGIIRGNYTDTTSGKTQVIQGSVDKKTQRVAFTVGDNTNNVVETGLYNLTKDEAPVLIHFGKDKTEQWLLVRLKKPDDSNSEDPLSE, from the coding sequence ATGAAACGTCATCTTTCCTGGACGGTAACCTGCGGGCTTGTGCTCGCAATCGCCAGCACGCAATGTTGGGCGCGCGGCGGCTTTGGCGGCGGCGGCGGCGGATTCCACGGCAGCATGGGTGGCGGCGGCTTCGGCGGCGGCATGCATGGTGGAATGGGAGGCGGCTTCGGCGGCGGCGGCGGAATGCCTCACGGCGGTAACTTTGGCGGCCTCGGAGGAGGCGGTCTTCCTCACGGCGGCGATTTCGGCGGCCTGGGTGGCGGCGGAGGCAACTTCGGCGGTCTGGGCGGCGGTGGAGGCAACTTCGGCGGACTGGGCGGCGGTGGTCTCGATCACGGCGGAAACTTTGGCGGCCTTGGCGCTGGGGGACTTGGCGCCGGCGGTCTGGGCGCTGGAGGTCTCGGCGGCGGTCTCGACCGCGGCAATTTCGGCGGCCTTGGCGGCGGCGCTGGTCTTGATCGCGGCGGTCTCGGCGCCGGCGCGTTCGGCGGAGCGGCCCCAAGTCGCAGCCAATTGAACAGCTTCCTGGGGCTTCCTTCCGACGGCGGAATGCATGGCCTCGGCACGAACGTGAATCATTACAGCCACGACGGCAACTACTTTGACGTCAACCACGCGTCGGTCGATGGTCCGCGCGGCGGCGCTGCCGCCGGAACGACGGTCACCGGCCCGCGCGACAATACGGTTGGTCGCGGCGCTGCCGTTGGTCCTAATGGCGGCGCAGTCGCGGGACGTGGTTTTGAAGGCGCCGGCGGAGCTGCCGGCGGTCAAGCGGTCGCTCGCGGTCCGCGCGGCGATGTTGCGGCCGGGGGCGCGGTTCGCGGTCCCAACGGCGGAGTCGCCGCTCGCGGCGCGGTGGTCGGGCCTCATGGCGCGGCGGCCGGTTTCGTCCGCGTTTCTCCGTCCGATCGGTATAGCTGCGCCGTCGGCGTTCGCACCAACTTCAATCATTGGGGCGTCTATGGTCCTGGCTGGTACACCAATCATCCTGGCGCCTGGTTCGCCGCGGGTTGGACGGCCGGCTATTGCTGGCGAGCCGCCACTTGGGGTTCGGTCGACGCATGGATGGGCTACTATCCGGTCGCGCCGATCTACTATGATTATGGGAACACGGTCGTCTATCAGAACGATTCGGTTTACGTGAACGGCCAGAGCGTCGGCACGCCGGAACAGTATTACGATTCGGCCAGTACGCTCGCCGAAGATGGCGCTCAGGCCGACGCCTCGTCGGACGGCGATTGGATGCCGCTCGGGGTTTTCGCCCTGTCGAAGTCAGGCGAAACGACCTCGGACGTGACGATCCAATTGGCGGTCAACAAACAAGGGATCATCCGCGGCAACTATACCGACACCACGTCCGGCAAGACGCAAGTGATCCAAGGTTCGGTCGACAAGAAGACGCAGCGCGTTGCGTTCACCGTCGGCGACAATACGAACAACGTCGTCGAGACCGGACTCTACAACCTGACCAAGGATGAAGCGCCGGTTCTGATTCACTTCGGCAAGGACAAGACCGAGCAATGGCTCCTCGTTCGCTTGAAGAAGCCGGACGATTCCAACTCGGAAGATCCCTTGAGCGAATAA
- a CDS encoding carcinine hydrolase/isopenicillin-N N-acyltransferase family protein, with the protein MDRRTCAHPTSILLGLLAMSASLLSGVESRACTTAVISGKATIDGRPILWKNRDTTSSIHNEVALFEEGKYKAIGIVNAGNRGAIWMGMNEAGFCIENSVSRDLSVQGEGKGPGNGGLMKKALQTCATVEDFVKLLEETNQSGRSTVANFGVIDASGGAALFETGPKSYKKFDANDPEIAPNGYVVRSNFSTTGRNLDANPTPEELGEIYSAERYLRACSLMKIEDGSKLSVEHVVRRCTRDMAAIDGPHPGTVNSPEGKLPETIATTNTISRTTTVSAAVFQGVLPGEDASLTTMWAILGDPKFSIAVPCWVAGGVADELEDKRGGELGEIAISLRDWNLTPDKDGVFTHALPGIWNDLWATEDALLAETKKVKESWAKRKIAPAVVARYHANSAKRAMKAMEKEFVETKEAALAVPQPAVPAFAPEATSTNP; encoded by the coding sequence ATGGATCGACGAACCTGCGCCCATCCCACATCGATTCTCCTTGGTTTGTTGGCGATGTCGGCAAGCTTGTTGAGCGGCGTCGAAAGCCGAGCTTGCACGACGGCCGTCATCAGCGGCAAAGCGACCATCGACGGTCGGCCGATTCTTTGGAAGAACCGCGACACGACTTCGTCGATTCATAACGAAGTCGCGCTGTTCGAAGAGGGCAAGTACAAAGCGATCGGCATCGTCAACGCCGGCAATCGGGGCGCGATCTGGATGGGGATGAACGAAGCCGGCTTCTGCATCGAGAACTCGGTCAGCCGAGATCTTTCGGTGCAAGGGGAAGGGAAGGGGCCCGGCAACGGCGGCTTGATGAAAAAAGCGCTGCAAACCTGCGCCACCGTCGAAGACTTCGTCAAATTGCTCGAAGAAACGAATCAATCAGGGCGCAGCACCGTCGCCAACTTCGGCGTGATCGACGCTTCCGGCGGCGCAGCGCTCTTTGAAACCGGCCCGAAATCGTACAAGAAGTTCGACGCCAACGATCCCGAAATCGCGCCGAACGGCTACGTCGTTCGCTCCAACTTCTCAACGACTGGACGGAATCTCGACGCGAATCCGACGCCGGAAGAATTAGGCGAAATCTACTCGGCCGAGCGTTACCTGCGAGCTTGCTCGCTGATGAAGATCGAAGATGGCTCAAAGCTCTCGGTGGAACATGTCGTTCGTCGTTGCACGCGCGACATGGCGGCGATTGATGGTCCCCATCCCGGCACCGTCAATTCGCCGGAAGGGAAGCTTCCGGAAACGATCGCCACGACCAATACCATCAGCCGGACGACCACCGTTTCGGCCGCCGTCTTCCAAGGCGTGCTGCCTGGCGAAGACGCCTCGCTGACCACGATGTGGGCGATCCTGGGAGACCCCAAGTTTTCGATCGCCGTTCCTTGCTGGGTCGCCGGCGGAGTCGCCGACGAGTTGGAAGACAAGCGGGGCGGAGAGTTGGGAGAGATTGCGATCTCGCTTCGCGACTGGAACCTGACCCCGGACAAAGATGGCGTTTTCACCCACGCCCTGCCGGGAATCTGGAATGACCTGTGGGCGACCGAAGACGCGCTGCTGGCCGAGACGAAAAAAGTGAAAGAGTCGTGGGCCAAACGCAAGATCGCGCCGGCTGTCGTCGCTCGCTATCACGCAAATAGCGCCAAGCGGGCGATGAAGGCGATGGAAAAAGAATTTGTTGAGACGAAAGAGGCCGCGCTCGCGGTTCCGCAGCCTGCAGTTCCGGCGTTCGCTCCGGAAGCGACGTCGACCAATCCGTAG
- a CDS encoding VOC family protein, translated as MPNSSADDVTQVSAGAVTAQADKPLRPFHLAVQVHDLASARQFYGELLGCPEGRSAETWVDFDFFGHQFVCHVNKNKKDTPAYNEVDGHGVPVPHFGVVLDLETWAELAERLKSLGIEFVIAPYIRFAGQPGEQGTMFFFDPSGNAIEIKGFRDLGNLFAK; from the coding sequence ATGCCGAATTCTTCAGCAGATGATGTGACGCAAGTTTCAGCGGGCGCCGTTACCGCGCAAGCCGACAAGCCGCTTCGCCCCTTTCACCTGGCGGTTCAAGTGCATGACTTGGCCTCAGCACGTCAGTTTTATGGTGAGCTGTTGGGGTGTCCGGAAGGACGAAGCGCCGAGACCTGGGTCGACTTCGACTTCTTCGGTCATCAGTTCGTCTGCCACGTGAACAAGAACAAAAAAGATACGCCGGCCTATAACGAAGTCGACGGACATGGCGTTCCTGTTCCGCACTTTGGCGTCGTACTTGACCTAGAAACTTGGGCGGAACTTGCCGAACGCTTGAAGTCGCTCGGCATCGAGTTTGTGATCGCTCCCTACATCCGCTTTGCCGGCCAACCGGGCGAACAAGGAACGATGTTCTTCTTCGATCCGTCAGGGAATGCGATCGAAATCAAAGGATTTCGCGACCTGGGGAATCTGTTCGCCAAGTAA
- a CDS encoding YybH family protein yields the protein MTTLFTATRAALLAALLLPMTVFGAEGDAKEAPVAQTDQNEDLSAIREQSKAFVTAFNAGDAAAVAAMWTEHGQYVDDSGRSYIGRKAIEAAYADHFKQHPGMKIDLKIDSLHLLSDEAALEEGRTLVTPVSDGDPGFNAYSAIHVKIDGKWQMASVRDRWVAMPSAHRNIADLEWLIGKWSAEEFGVQIDSECRWIANKSFVERSYTTTSPGGAKASGVQLIGWNPIQGRIQSWNFSPDGGHAVGLWTPIKNGFVAEMRGVTGGGLPTESVNTLTKLDDNAYVWQSTGRSIGGTPLPDTGEVVIKRQTSQP from the coding sequence GTGACTACTCTCTTTACAGCGACGCGAGCCGCGTTGCTCGCCGCCCTCTTGTTGCCGATGACCGTATTCGGCGCCGAAGGGGATGCGAAAGAAGCCCCGGTCGCTCAAACCGACCAAAACGAAGACCTCTCTGCGATTCGCGAACAGTCGAAAGCGTTCGTGACCGCCTTTAATGCCGGCGACGCCGCGGCCGTCGCCGCGATGTGGACCGAGCATGGTCAGTATGTCGACGACTCGGGCCGCAGCTACATCGGGCGCAAAGCGATCGAAGCGGCGTATGCCGATCACTTTAAACAGCACCCGGGGATGAAAATCGACCTGAAGATCGATTCGCTTCACTTGCTGAGTGACGAAGCGGCGCTCGAAGAAGGGCGGACGCTCGTCACCCCGGTCTCCGACGGCGACCCAGGTTTTAACGCCTACTCGGCGATTCATGTGAAGATTGACGGCAAGTGGCAGATGGCGTCAGTTCGCGATCGTTGGGTCGCGATGCCTTCGGCCCATCGCAACATCGCTGACCTCGAGTGGCTGATCGGCAAATGGTCTGCGGAAGAGTTTGGCGTGCAAATCGATTCCGAATGCCGCTGGATCGCCAACAAGAGCTTCGTGGAACGGAGTTACACGACGACGAGCCCCGGCGGAGCGAAAGCTTCCGGCGTTCAGCTGATCGGTTGGAATCCAATTCAAGGACGGATTCAATCGTGGAACTTCAGCCCGGACGGAGGTCATGCCGTCGGCTTGTGGACTCCGATCAAAAACGGCTTTGTCGCCGAAATGCGCGGCGTGACCGGCGGCGGACTGCCGACCGAATCGGTCAACACGCTGACCAAACTGGACGACAACGCGTACGTCTGGCAATCGACCGGTCGTTCGATCGGCGGTACGCCTCTTCCCGATACCGGCGAAGTGGTGATCAAGCGTCAAACCTCGCAGCCGTAA